The Deinococcus koreensis genome window below encodes:
- a CDS encoding response regulator transcription factor — protein sequence MTTQRILVIEDDQDIANVLRMDLTDAGYDVEHADSAMNGLIKAREDHPTLILLDLGLPDFDGGDVVQRLRKNSAVPIIVLTARDTVEEKVRLLGLGADDYLIKPFHPDELLARVKVQLRQRTTESLSMGDLTLDPQKRLVTYKTEELRLSPKEFDILALLIRQPGRVYSRQEIGQEIWQGRLPEGSNVVDVHMANLRAKLRDLDGYGLLRTVRGVGYALRG from the coding sequence GTGACCACTCAACGGATTCTCGTGATTGAAGACGACCAGGACATTGCGAATGTCCTCAGAATGGATCTGACCGATGCCGGCTACGACGTCGAGCACGCCGATTCGGCCATGAACGGGCTGATCAAGGCCCGCGAGGATCATCCGACGCTGATCCTGCTCGACCTCGGCCTGCCGGATTTCGACGGTGGCGACGTGGTGCAGCGGCTGCGCAAGAACAGCGCCGTGCCGATCATCGTGCTGACCGCCCGCGACACGGTCGAGGAGAAGGTCAGGTTGCTGGGCCTGGGCGCCGACGACTACCTGATCAAGCCCTTCCACCCGGACGAACTGCTGGCGCGCGTGAAGGTGCAGCTCCGGCAGCGCACCACCGAGAGCCTGAGCATGGGCGACCTGACCCTCGACCCGCAAAAGCGCCTGGTGACCTACAAGACCGAGGAGCTGCGGCTCTCGCCCAAGGAGTTCGACATCCTGGCGCTGCTGATCCGCCAGCCTGGCCGCGTCTACTCGCGCCAGGAGATCGGCCAGGAGATCTGGCAGGGCCGTCTGCCCGAGGGCAGCAACGTGGTGGACGTGCATATGGCCAATCTGCGCGCCAAGCTGCGCGATCTGGACGGCTACGGCCTGCTCCGCACGGTGCGCGGCGTGGGCTACGCTCTGCGCGGCTGA